A window of the Longimicrobiaceae bacterium genome harbors these coding sequences:
- a CDS encoding HlyD family efflux transporter periplasmic adaptor subunit — MFGGAGILALVLSAVGLSRLEPAAPTVEKGPLWTDTVRRGDMVRQVKGPGTLVAEEIHWIPAVTPGRIERKLVEPGSTVAEGTIIVELSNPDAERQELEARRQLTASEAELANLRSTLENQRLTQEGTVATVTSEFREATRQVRTTEALARQNMAAPQELEKARDRVGELQTRLDVERKRLGFMTTSMRTQISAQQAQVAMLRSLAAFQLRQMDAMHVRAGTAGVLQELPVEMGQWVNSGATLAKVVQPGRLKAVLRIPETQAKDVAVGQPASIDTRNGIVKGHVVRIDPSVQNGTVTVDVALEGALPQGARPDLSVDGTVDIERLHDVLYVGRPAYGQPESVVGLFKLSPSGDEATRTNVRLGRGSASTIEVTAGLKQGDIVIISDMSNWDSANRLRLK, encoded by the coding sequence GTGTTCGGCGGGGCCGGCATCCTCGCCCTCGTGCTCTCCGCCGTGGGCCTCAGCCGGCTCGAGCCCGCCGCGCCCACCGTGGAGAAGGGTCCGCTGTGGACCGACACCGTGCGCCGCGGCGACATGGTGCGCCAGGTCAAGGGCCCCGGCACCCTGGTGGCCGAGGAGATCCACTGGATCCCGGCGGTCACGCCCGGCCGCATCGAGCGCAAGCTGGTGGAGCCCGGCAGCACGGTGGCCGAGGGCACCATCATCGTGGAGCTGAGCAACCCGGACGCGGAGCGCCAGGAGCTGGAGGCGCGCCGCCAGCTCACCGCCTCCGAGGCGGAGCTGGCCAACCTGCGCAGCACGCTGGAGAACCAGCGCCTCACGCAGGAGGGCACCGTCGCCACCGTCACGTCGGAGTTCCGCGAGGCCACCCGCCAGGTGCGCACCACCGAGGCGCTGGCGCGGCAGAACATGGCGGCGCCGCAGGAGTTGGAGAAGGCCCGCGACCGCGTGGGCGAGCTGCAGACGCGGCTGGACGTGGAGCGCAAGCGCCTGGGCTTCATGACCACCAGCATGCGCACGCAGATATCCGCCCAGCAGGCGCAGGTGGCGATGCTGCGGAGCCTGGCGGCCTTCCAGCTCAGGCAGATGGACGCCATGCACGTGCGGGCCGGCACCGCCGGCGTGCTCCAGGAGCTGCCGGTGGAGATGGGCCAGTGGGTCAACTCCGGCGCCACGCTCGCCAAGGTGGTGCAGCCCGGCCGGCTCAAGGCGGTGCTGCGCATTCCCGAGACGCAGGCCAAGGACGTGGCGGTGGGCCAGCCCGCCAGCATCGACACGCGCAACGGCATCGTGAAGGGCCACGTGGTGCGCATCGACCCGTCGGTGCAGAACGGCACCGTGACGGTGGACGTGGCGCTGGAAGGCGCGCTGCCGCAGGGCGCCCGCCCCGACCTGTCGGTAGACGGCACGGTGGACATCGAGCGGCTGCACGACGTGCTGTACGTGGGCCGCCCCGCCTACGGCCAGCCGGAAAGCGTGGTCGGCCTCTTCAAGCTCTCGCCGAGCGGCGACGAGGCCACGCGCACCAACGTGCGGCTGGGGCGCGGCTCCGCCAGCACCATCGAGGTCACGGCCGGCCTCAAGCAGGGCGACATCGTGATCATCTCGGACATGTCGAACTGGGACTCGGCCAACCGGCTGCGCCTGAAGTGA